The Streptomyces sp. NBC_00440 genome contains a region encoding:
- a CDS encoding ABC transporter ATP-binding protein has product MSALVFDEVSVRYGARRGGLTAVDQVSLTVPKGQVVGLVGESGSGKSTLARAAVGLVPVAAGRVMLGGVDVKSLPRRRPLQMVFQDPYSSLDPRMSIGESITEALPRGAHAGAAGRRAEVARLLELVNLDPDRAGMLPKHLSGGQRQRVALARALAGQPQVLIADEITSALDVSVQGAVLNLVRTLQRRLDLSMLFISHNLAVVRYLSDVIAVMYLGRIVEMGPAQQVLNDPQHPYTRDLLAAAPSARTGLFDDPGDGDGIGDTDPPDPHHPPTGCRYHPRCPIGPLTHTERTVCLSSDPADAAVTRRHRAACHFSPSVSEQPAIPRGGLLR; this is encoded by the coding sequence ATGAGCGCGCTGGTGTTTGACGAGGTGAGCGTGCGCTACGGCGCCCGGCGCGGAGGCCTGACCGCAGTGGACCAGGTCAGCCTGACCGTGCCCAAGGGACAGGTGGTCGGGCTGGTCGGGGAGTCGGGATCAGGCAAGTCGACCCTGGCACGGGCCGCGGTGGGCCTTGTACCGGTCGCCGCGGGCCGCGTCATGCTCGGCGGCGTGGATGTGAAGAGCCTGCCGCGAAGGCGTCCGCTGCAGATGGTGTTCCAGGACCCGTACTCCTCGCTGGACCCGCGGATGAGCATCGGTGAGTCGATCACCGAGGCCCTGCCGCGCGGCGCCCACGCCGGGGCCGCGGGCCGGCGGGCCGAGGTGGCGAGACTGCTCGAACTGGTCAACCTCGACCCGGACCGGGCGGGGATGCTGCCGAAGCACCTGTCAGGCGGTCAGCGGCAACGTGTGGCGCTCGCCCGCGCGTTGGCCGGGCAGCCGCAGGTACTGATCGCCGACGAGATCACGTCCGCGCTCGACGTGTCGGTGCAGGGCGCCGTGCTCAACCTGGTCCGCACACTGCAACGGCGACTGGACCTGTCGATGCTGTTCATCTCGCACAACCTGGCCGTGGTGCGCTATCTCAGCGACGTGATCGCCGTGATGTATCTCGGCCGCATCGTGGAGATGGGCCCCGCCCAGCAAGTCCTCAACGACCCGCAACACCCCTACACGCGCGACCTGCTCGCCGCGGCCCCGTCCGCCCGCACCGGCCTGTTCGACGACCCCGGTGACGGCGACGGCATCGGAGACACGGACCCGCCGGACCCGCACCACCCGCCCACCGGTTGCCGCTACCACCCCCGCTGCCCGATCGGCCCGCTCACGCACACCGAGCGCACCGTCTGCCTCAGCTCCGACCCGGCCGACGCCGCGGTGACCCGCCGGCACCGAGCGGCCTGCCACTTCTCCCCGAGCGTCAGCGAACAGCCCGCAATCCCACGAGGAGGCCTCCTGCGATGA
- a CDS encoding dipeptide/oligopeptide/nickel ABC transporter permease/ATP-binding protein yields the protein MTSTSQWRRRGSAWSAAARTPMGACSLALLVALAALAILGPVLWGEQAAAVDTNAISQGPSGAHLLGTDSLGRDIFYRTLVATRFSVELAVIAKAVGVTVGLLLGTLPSVLPRRAGRLITSAVDIAVAFPGLLLALFFAVIFGVGTRGAVLAIAFATAPGFARLAQTLAASVAGRDYVSAARIAGVGRLRLLVRHVLPNIGEPLIVNATISAGGALLAFASLSFLGIGVQAPRYDWGRLLGEGLDGIYVNPAAALAPGAAVVLAGLAFNLVGETVAAVVGVRTPTARIPARPAPPARPAAAEEPPAKPVLLVENLHVAFPRADGWTVPVRGVSFTVRDGEAIGVVGESGSGKSLTGLAVSRLIETPGVVTADRLEFAGTPLLTTPERELRKLLGTSLAMVFQDPTSSFNPTRRIGRQLAEASEQHHGLNRREAFARAVDRLREVRIPAAERRARQYPHQFSGGMRQRAMIGMGLMGEPKLIIADEPTTALDVTVQRQVLRLLARTRETENAAILLISHDIAVVAQTCDRMLVMYAGRVVEDLPTADLMSVPRHPYTRALLAATLELDTDRDEPLAVVPGRPPEPDQVPEGCAFAARCPVATDRCRSEDPVLERVDRAHRVACWHPNGAVARESGREAAYGGVE from the coding sequence ATGACGTCGACATCGCAGTGGAGAAGGCGCGGCTCGGCCTGGTCGGCGGCCGCGCGCACCCCGATGGGGGCGTGCTCACTGGCGCTGTTGGTCGCGTTGGCCGCACTCGCCATCCTGGGACCGGTGCTGTGGGGCGAGCAGGCGGCCGCGGTCGACACGAACGCGATCAGCCAAGGCCCCTCCGGGGCACACCTGTTGGGCACCGACTCGCTCGGCCGCGACATCTTCTACCGCACGCTCGTGGCCACCCGGTTCTCGGTCGAACTCGCGGTGATCGCCAAGGCGGTCGGCGTCACGGTCGGTCTCCTGCTGGGTACCTTGCCGTCGGTGCTGCCGCGCCGGGCCGGCAGGCTGATCACCTCCGCCGTGGACATCGCGGTGGCGTTCCCGGGGCTGCTTCTTGCGTTGTTCTTCGCGGTCATCTTCGGCGTGGGCACCCGAGGCGCGGTCCTTGCGATCGCGTTCGCGACGGCGCCGGGCTTCGCCAGGCTGGCGCAGACCCTCGCCGCGTCGGTGGCAGGGCGGGACTACGTATCGGCGGCGCGCATCGCGGGCGTCGGCCGGCTCCGGTTGCTCGTCCGGCACGTCCTGCCCAACATCGGCGAACCGTTGATAGTGAACGCCACCATCAGCGCGGGCGGCGCACTGCTCGCGTTCGCCTCGCTCTCCTTCCTCGGCATCGGCGTCCAGGCACCCCGATACGACTGGGGGCGGCTCCTGGGCGAGGGACTGGACGGGATCTACGTGAATCCGGCGGCCGCGCTCGCTCCCGGTGCGGCAGTGGTGCTCGCCGGTCTCGCGTTCAACCTGGTGGGGGAGACCGTCGCCGCGGTGGTCGGCGTGCGCACCCCGACCGCCCGGATCCCCGCCCGGCCGGCGCCGCCCGCCCGTCCCGCCGCGGCCGAGGAACCCCCGGCGAAGCCGGTGCTGTTGGTGGAGAACCTGCACGTGGCGTTCCCGCGTGCGGACGGGTGGACGGTCCCGGTGCGCGGCGTGAGTTTCACCGTGCGCGACGGTGAGGCGATCGGTGTGGTCGGGGAATCCGGATCGGGCAAGAGCCTGACCGGACTGGCGGTTTCGCGGCTGATCGAGACGCCGGGTGTCGTGACCGCGGACCGGCTTGAGTTCGCGGGGACTCCGCTCCTGACGACCCCGGAGCGGGAGTTGCGCAAGTTGCTCGGCACGTCGCTGGCGATGGTCTTCCAGGATCCGACGAGCTCGTTCAACCCGACCCGGCGGATCGGCCGCCAGCTGGCTGAGGCATCGGAGCAGCACCACGGCCTCAACAGGCGCGAAGCCTTCGCCAGAGCCGTGGACCGGTTGCGCGAGGTGCGCATTCCCGCCGCGGAACGACGTGCCCGGCAGTACCCGCACCAGTTCTCCGGCGGGATGCGGCAGCGCGCGATGATCGGCATGGGGCTGATGGGCGAGCCGAAACTGATCATCGCCGACGAGCCGACGACGGCGCTGGACGTCACCGTGCAGCGCCAGGTGCTGCGCCTCCTCGCGCGGACGAGGGAGACCGAGAACGCGGCCATCCTCCTGATCAGCCACGACATCGCGGTCGTCGCGCAGACCTGTGACCGGATGCTCGTCATGTACGCGGGCCGCGTCGTCGAGGACCTCCCCACCGCCGACCTCATGTCTGTACCGAGACATCCCTACACCCGGGCGTTGCTGGCCGCGACGCTGGAACTGGACACCGACCGCGACGAGCCGCTGGCCGTGGTCCCCGGCCGCCCGCCCGAGCCGGACCAGGTGCCCGAGGGGTGCGCGTTCGCCGCCCGCTGCCCGGTGGCGACGGACCGGTGCCGGAGCGAGGACCCGGTCCTGGAGCGGGTCGACCGGGCACACCGGGTCGCCTGCTGGCATCCGAACGGCGCCGTCGCGCGGGAGTCCGGCCGGGAAGCCGCCTACGGAGGTGTCGAATGA